A single region of the Oenococcus kitaharae DSM 17330 genome encodes:
- the purQ gene encoding phosphoribosylformylglycinamidine synthase subunit PurQ, with translation MRAAVINFPGSNCVLDMYYALKDFRLDAEIVDANQENLDGFSAIFLPGGFSYGDYLRTGAIARFAPAMKGVAKAAKDGRLVVGICNGFQILTEAGLLPGALRENAKPGFICDEITLNVANPDSIFSSAYDKLQITLPIAHGAGNYYADAQTLASLKAHQQIIFTYEDNPNGSLDDIAGIVNQAGNVFGMMPHPERAVDSLLGNTDGRAFFQSILQRKDLLTHAD, from the coding sequence ATGCGCGCGGCGGTGATTAATTTTCCTGGTTCCAATTGCGTACTGGATATGTATTATGCGCTGAAGGATTTTCGACTTGATGCTGAAATTGTTGATGCCAACCAGGAAAATCTAGATGGCTTTTCAGCAATTTTTCTGCCGGGCGGCTTTTCTTATGGTGATTATCTGCGCACAGGCGCGATCGCGCGTTTTGCGCCAGCCATGAAAGGCGTTGCCAAAGCGGCGAAAGATGGTCGGCTGGTTGTCGGCATTTGCAACGGTTTTCAGATTCTGACAGAAGCTGGTTTGTTGCCTGGAGCCTTAAGGGAAAATGCCAAACCCGGCTTTATCTGCGATGAAATCACATTAAATGTTGCTAACCCCGACAGTATCTTCTCATCGGCTTATGACAAGTTGCAAATCACATTGCCGATTGCTCACGGTGCCGGCAATTATTACGCTGACGCACAGACACTGGCATCATTAAAAGCACATCAGCAGATTATTTTCACTTATGAAGATAATCCCAATGGCTCCTTGGATGATATCGCCGGAATCGTCAATCAGGCGGGTAACGTGTTTGGCATGATGCCCCATCCTGAACGTGCTGTCGATTCGCTTTTAGGCAACACGGACGGCCGCGCTTTCTTCCAATCAATTCTGCAAAGAAAGGATCTTTTAACCCATGCTGACTAA